From Bacteroides uniformis:
ACATGAACATGGGCAACCTGTCAAGACTGTCCGATGCGAAGACACGTTCCATCAGTCCCGAGAACTTCACGGGTGAGAAGGGCAAGGGCGGCATGGCCGACCCGGTCAGGGACAAGGACCAGCGGAATGTGGCCAACGCCCACCATGCGGCCAAAGACCTAGGCAAGGGTTGGAAGGTAAACCCCTTCATCATCGTGAAACCGGGAGAGACAATCACGATTGCGGAGATCGAGGGTCCGGGAGCCATCCAGCAGATCTGGATGACACCGACCGGGAACTGGCGCTTCTCCATCCTGAGAATGTACTGGGACGACGAGAAGGAGCCTTCCGTCGAATGTCCGGTGGGTGACTTCTTCTGCAGCGCATACAATGAATATGCACAGCTCTCCTCACTGGCCGTCTGCGTGAATCCGGGCAGCGCCTTCAACTGCTACTGGAAGATGCCTTTCCGCAAGAAAGCCCGTATCACGCTGGAAAACATCAACACCGCCGAGGAGATGCGCCTGTACTACCAGGTCAACTACACCCTGACGGAAGTTCCCGAGGACGAGGCCTACTTCCACGCGCAGTTCCGCCGCTCCAACCCGACCCAAGGGTCGCTGCACACATTAATCGACGGAGTGAAGGGCAAGGGACAGTACGTGGGCACATACATGGCATGGCGCGTGAACGACAACTGCTGGTGGGGGGAAGGCGAGATCAAGTTCTACATGGACGGCGACAAGGAATACCCGACCATCTGCGGGACAGGGGCCGAGGACTACTTCTGCGGCTCGTACAATTTCGAGAACCAGAAGACGCGCCGGTACCAGGAGTTCACCACCCCTTACGCCGGCATGCACCAGGTGATCCGTCCCGACGGGCTGTACCGTGCGGTGACAGCTTTCGGGCTATACCGCTGGCACATACTAGACCCGGTGCGATTCGACAAGGACCTGAAGGTAACCATACAGGACCTGGGATGGCGCCACGACGGACGCTACAACAACCAGAAGTCGGACATCTCCTCGACCACCTTCTGGTACCAGACCGAGCCGCATGCAAGATTCCCAAGTCTTCCGAACAAGGACGAACTCGAAATACCAAGATGGTAAGAATGAGAGTTTAAGATATAGAAGCTGTGCAGTACAATTTCTGGTAAGATGAATTGTACTGCACGGTAGATGAATAGTTATTAACCTTTTTATTTATATTATGAAATATTTCAAAAGAAATGGTTTCGTAGCATTGGTATCAATGCTATCATTGGCAGCTTATGCAGAAGATATTCTACCTCTTTCTGTGGCCGGATCGGAGACAAAAGAATTTATTCAAGCATCTGGATATGGCATAGATACTTCTAACATGATTCAACAAGAGAGGATAATACAAGGAACGGTTTTGGAAGAAGGAACCAATGAACCTCTTATTGGAGTGAATGTCGTTGTTAAAGGAACTACTATCGGTACCACGACTGATATTGATGGAAAATACTCTATAA
This genomic window contains:
- a CDS encoding glycoside hydrolase family 172 protein, with product MRIKSLILAALCMVTVGAYAQSNYPFNGLDMNMGNLSRLSDAKTRSISPENFTGEKGKGGMADPVRDKDQRNVANAHHAAKDLGKGWKVNPFIIVKPGETITIAEIEGPGAIQQIWMTPTGNWRFSILRMYWDDEKEPSVECPVGDFFCSAYNEYAQLSSLAVCVNPGSAFNCYWKMPFRKKARITLENINTAEEMRLYYQVNYTLTEVPEDEAYFHAQFRRSNPTQGSLHTLIDGVKGKGQYVGTYMAWRVNDNCWWGEGEIKFYMDGDKEYPTICGTGAEDYFCGSYNFENQKTRRYQEFTTPYAGMHQVIRPDGLYRAVTAFGLYRWHILDPVRFDKDLKVTIQDLGWRHDGRYNNQKSDISSTTFWYQTEPHARFPSLPNKDELEIPRW